The nucleotide sequence CTGCGACAACCCAAAGATGTACGCCTTCGGGGATGTGCCGACCGGCCGTGATGTCAGGCTCCGCTTCTCGTGGACCGTCGCGATATCCTTGAGCAGGTCCAGGTCAAACACGGCACGACCGGTTTCATGCAGCACGCTCGCTGCGTCCTGCTGCTTGTGGGCAACGACTTCTTTCGCGCGCCCATAGCCGACCAGCCCAGCATAAGCCCGCCAGTTCGCAACAACCCGCCGCGCGTCATCCGAGTTAATCGAGCGCGGCTGCCCCCAGCGGTCACGGAACTGGTAGCCTTCCGACATCACCGTTTGCGCGATCCGCTTGTAGCCGAGCGTTCCGTCCCGGTAAAGCTGCAGGATGCGTTCGGCGCAGTCAAAGTAGCCGCGCCAGACCGCCGACTCATGCGGCGGTTCAGTCGAATTCTCACCTGAAGCCACCGAACCGTCGGGCATCAGCCACGCCCCCTGCGAACTGGCGACGAGCTTTCCCTTTTCACGGATCGTCCCAAAAGGCGGGATGCCAATTGTTTCACCCTTGGCATGCCGGTACTGCACGCTGTCCTTGGCACGCCGCGAGGCATCCAGCGCATACAGGTCGTCCAGAAACGCCTGCATATAAGCACTCATGCGGCCGTCCGGCGTGGTGATGTCGATCGTGCGGTCCAGTCCAGCGAGGTGCAGTTTGACGCCATACGCAGGCAGTTCTTCAAACAGTTTGATGGCCCGCCACGCGTTGCGCATCGCTCGCGACTGTTCGTTGACGACGATGGCAACGACATCGCCATCTTTCAGCCGTGTCTTGAGTGCGATCCAGGCCGGGCGGTTTTCTTCCTTGGTCGCCGATTTGTGGCCGCTGGCGTCCTCGTACCACTCTGCTTTCCATCCATAGCGGTCGCAGGCGGTCTGGATGTTTGCGCGCTGGCGTTCAGGGCTGGTGCGGTCGTCGGCATTACGTGTCACCGACTGGCGCACATAGCACAGGGCAACGTTTCGTACAGTGGGTTGAGAAGATTTTGGGGTTGGGCGTGGCATGATGCGAATCCTCCAGACAATCACGACAGGGCATGATGGTCAGCAGACCGCCAACACGCTAAGATTGCCGGAGGTCGCTGCACTAGCGAACATAGTTCAGCGGCTAGGACGGTGGAGTGCTAGAACACTCCGCCGTCTGCGTTAATGACGACTGTACCGCTGTTTCGTCCGGCATGTCAATCGACGCTTCGCGATTGCGCCGGCGTGCTTCTATCGTCAGCAAGGTGTGCAGAAACGCGGCGAATCCCTTGACGGTTTCCGCTTGGGTAAAGCGCGCATCGCCGGAGCGGGCAGCCATTTCCAGACACACCTGCCCGGAGAAATCCTCGACCATCTCGATTGGCGGAGCAACGTATTCGATACGGGGTGCAGCATGCTTTGATTTGTTCACGAGGCGTCCTGTTCATCTCATTCAGGACTCCATTGTTGCATGAGCGGGCCTCAGGACATGCCGAGCTTTACAGTTTCGACTTGGCAATCTTGCGGAACTTCCGCAGTTTCTATGGAAGTTAGTGGTTTTCGGTCTGACTCGTACAGTAAGTCCGACTTCTCGCCGCTAAAGCTGATTCACCGCATGCTTGGTTTATCCATTAGTCGCAATCCGTTCGGCATTTCGCGCAACCCGATTCAACTCTGGACAATGCGCTTTCGGCTTTCAACTGGACTCTGCCAGCGCCAGCCGGATGTCGTCTAACCACAGCGTCGCCTGCTGTGCCTTTTCCCAGTTGCCGAAGACGAAGCTGACCTCAGAGATATTGGCGGGATCGAACACATCCACACCTTCATCGCCGATCCACTCTGCTTTGGTGAAGGCGCCCCACGACAGCATCACCTGTTCCCAGTCTCCTGCGGGCGGTGTCAGATAGACCAGGAATGGAGTGACGGGCGCATCTGGATTCTCCGGGTCGGCCACGCCTACATACACGCCCATGATGAGATCGGGCTGGTCGGCCTGCCAGAAAAAGGAGATGCCATCGACGGCACTCCAATCCCACACTGGGTCTAAACTCATCCCGAATCCCCCGTAATGCTCCGTAGGCGATCTAAAGGTGACTTTCAACGCCTGCTCGCTGTCGAAACCCGGCGCGGCCAGTTCGAACGTGTCAAGCTCGACGCCCTCATCCCCCCAAGACCACCAGTAGTCAGCAAGCTGGGCGGGGTCACGCTCGAAATCCTCGATCACCTCCCCCGCCACACCAAGCACAGCAGGCGTTGTCGCGGCATCCTCCGGGTTCACCGTCACCGGCTGGACACCCGGTTCGCCGGGGACGAAACTGCGCACCGCCTGATCGGCAAAATCGACCAGAATTGGCCCGACCGCCTGATTCGCCGGTTCGTTGGGGTGACTGTCCCACTCGTCTACGCGGTATTCGGCGCGCAGAAATCCGTCGTCATCGGCCAGCAAATTGAAGATGTCGAAGACGAATACATTCGGATGTCCCTCAAGGTACTCGTCAGAGGTCAGGTATTCTGCCCATTTCCGTGCACGGGCGGCGTTTTCCGGCGTGGTCGAATTGGGAACGAGCGGCGGTGTCGTCCAGGCGACAAACAGCTTATCCGGGTATTGATCCATCACCTCGCGGATGCTGCGATAGTAACGCTGGTAGGCCGCGAACATGTCGTCATCGGTGATGTCCGAGGTCGGGAAGCAGCTCTTGAAGATGATGACGTCATATTGCAGCATGTGGCTGAGGGTGTTGCTCGGCGGATCGGTGTACGGCTGCTGGAAGATTTCATACCACCCATCGGGATCGGTATTGTCGCCTGGCACGTCCCAGTTGATGCCTAGAGAGTTGCCCGCCGGATCGGTTAATCCTTCCTCGTTGTAGCCGTGATCCCAGAACACATAGCCCAGATTGGCGAATCCTTCGCGTACATTGCCCTGCTGAATAATCCCTAAACCGGTTGAATGGTGCATGAAAATGATACTTACGGGCGCGCTGTCTTGAGCTGATACTGCACCGATGCCGATCATCAGCAGCGCGCTCAGAATCACCAGGACACGCCTGCTCATACGTCCCCCAATTGGTGAAAGTAGCGTTACATTCATCATACGCCGATTCGGTAGTGCAGTGAGATTGTCCGCAGCGGGAACAACGACAAAATACGAAGATTTCGAACTGTTGTGCACCCATAGGCACCGAGTTAAGGAAAGTGCAGGCTAGAAGTTTGCCAGTGTTGGAAAGCGAGCGGGTTGGCCCATAGAAGCTAAATCTGACCACGCCCGAAACAGACCGCACTCGGAGAAAACTCAAGAAAGCAGTTGTATATACAACATACTGACCATCGAAAGTGATTCGGCTCGCGGAGGATGAGGTTGCCCCTGACCTACCCCATACTGCTACTGTCAGCGCGGAAGCATGTTGACTCCACGCCGTATTGCGTTTAACCGGACAAACCATGTGGTTAGAACGAAACTGCAGTTTTACAGTTCCACGGGGATTTCGGTTTTACCGAAATCCTCAGCAGATGTCCTCACACCTGACGCATGCAAATCTGCCTGTCAAAAAGCAAGAAGCCCTTCACGCCCTTCGGACGCACGGGGTGCGTCCGGTGGGAGGGAGCGGGTCCCTCCCACGTTCCACATCGCACCCGAAGGGCGATGTGGGTGCGCCACGTAGAGGCGCACGGCAGCCCCCACCGGCGCCTGAGGTGGCCAGCTTTTAGCTGGCTCCCAACCCCGCCGGGCATCCAGCAGCGCTGGACATAACCGCCGGCAGCCTCCAAAGCGTCCACCTACGGTAGCTGTATTACGTCGGGGTTGGTCGGCAACGCGAAGCGGTGCGGCGCTGCCTCGCAGCGCCAGCCGGCTGATGGCATCGCAATGATGGTTTACGCCTCAAACAGGCGATAGTCGCCTGAGATTCAATCAAACTTTGTGACCTCGGCAATATCCCGAAGTTCCAATCGTTCGCGGACACGGTCAACGGCGTCTCGAAGCCGATCGATCATACGTTACGAGCCGCGATTCTGCCGCTGTGCCACAGAGTAATTCAAGTGGTTTCAGGCCGGTGCTGTTCTGTATTGCGGGCAGCAGTCTTGCCGGTACAACACAGAGTATCGACCGTGTAGGGTTGAGCGTGAGCGCGGTTTGCTTCGACATCCTGGTCGCTCAGACTGTCCTGACTGCATGACGACCAGACTCGATGAATGCTTTTGCTTGTGAGTGATTGAATGAGCTGTCCAACTCGGATTGTTGGACAGCTCACCCTTACCTATTTCAGAACGGGATATTTCCGTCGCTCTCGTCCGAGCCGTGATCGCCGTTCTCTGCGCGGTCGAGCAGGACGAGCCGCGACGCGTCCATATCGACGCTGGCCTGCGCTGTGCAACTCTGGTCGGTCCATGCCGACGGCCGCAGCCACTCCGCCGACGCCTGCACCAGCGAACCCTTCTTGACGTACTGCACCGCAATGTCGGCCAGTTTGTTCCAGCAGTTCACCCGGACCCACAATGTCAGCTTCTCGCCGGCGCGGTTCTTGCGGCTGACCGCTACCGAGAACGATGCCACGCGCTGCTCTCCCACTTCGCGCACCTGCGGATCACTACCGACGAACCCTGTCACCTGCGTATTGATGCTGGTCCCCATGATGTTTCTCCTTCGCGCGTTTGCGCTGTCTCGTCCATCGGCTTCGTGCCGATTTCTGACCGGCAAAACTGCAGGCGAGAAAGCCGGACCGTCAGCCGCAGGCCGCTACCTGTTTGTGGTGAGTGCAACGGCGCCAGCCAGACACAAACAGGTCAAGCGAAATCCGCAGGATTTTGACGGACGGCGCGCCTGCTAGGATGGTCAGAGACAAATCGGTGCGTTTTCAGGTCAGATGGGCAAGCGCCCCGCAAGAGGAGCTCAATGGCGCGGCGAGCGGCAGTTGATCGGATGGCTAGAGACGGTGTGTTCAGGGTGAATGCAAGCAGGTTTTGGCCGGTCAGTACACTACTCCGGGCAGAGATGGCGAGCGTGAATGAGGAACAACGGTGACGGCAGATCAGTCAGTGAAGGGCGCTAGGCGATGCGATTGCGTTGCGCGGACGGGGACCAACGACCCAACCCCTGAGCCAGATGGATGCCTCTCGGACTGCAACGCGCCCAAAGAACGGTATGGACTACAGTGATCGTGCATTTCGGCTGGAAATGAGGAAGGGTGCGAGTTTGTCAGCGGTCACGCACGCCTGTAAAGTGGATGGGCTTAAAATCGTGCGGACTCGGACGCTCGCACAGTGCCTGTGGTTAACAGCTCCGGCTCGCGATCAACTCTTGACCGTCATACGCACCGCCCTCGCTGCCAGATCAAGCATTTTCTCGCAAAGTTCAGCGGGCTTACGGATCGTTACGGGAAAATCGAATTGCAGCAGCACCTGCGCGATCCAGTTCAGTTCATGTGCTTCCCGCCGCCAGATAATCCCGACTTCCGTTTCTTCAAAGGTGCCGGCTTGTGGGGACAGAACGCGGCGCACCTCTTCCATCGTTCCTTGCAACACAATCTCGATGGCATACATGCCCGGCATCGTCGCCAGCGATCCGAGAATATGCTTTACAGCATCAAAATCGGCAGGGCGGTCAAAGGATTGATCCAGCAAATCTAGGGTAACGATGCGATCGATCCGAAAAGTGCGCAGCTCATTCCGCAGATGGCAATAGCCGCTCGTATACCAGTACCCCTCATGGCAGACGATTCCGTACGGATCGAAGGGGCGGGCAGAGGTGTCGCCGCCGAATGCAAGATAACGCAAAAATACGCGCTTATGCTGCTGCAAAGCGATACTCAGGAGCGATACAAAACGAGGCTGGAACTGCGTAGGAGCAGAAGAAACACTGAAAGTAATAGCCTCCTGCAACCCCCGAACCTGTTCAAGCAGCTTTTCCGGCATCACCCGTTCGGTCTTGGCAAGCGCGCCTTCAATGGCTGCCATCTCTCCCGGGAGTTGAAACGCACGCAGCATCAGCAGTCCGAGCGTCAGCGCGACCGCCTCGGCATCGTTGAACATGAGCGGTGGCAGTTTGAAGCCACGCTGAAGATGGTACGCGCCCTCTGGACCACGCTCTGCTTCAATCGGGATGCCCATATCCTGCAACATAACGATGTAACGGCGCACGGTACGTACTTCGACTTCAAGTCGGCGTGCGAGCTGCGATCCGCTCATTGAGGGGTGCGATTGTAGCAACTCTAGGATGGTGAGCAAGCGGAGCGTCGGACTGTACATTACATAAACCCTGTCGTAATTAGGATCAATTCTGACCTAATCAGAGAGGATAATCAAAGGTAGATAGCCCTTATTGAAGCGCTGTCGTATCGAAATCAACTACGAGGAGATCCGATGTCCGTAAATGCAGTGACCCACCTGAACTTTGGCGGTAATGCTCGCCAAGCGCTTGGCTTTTATCATTCGGTGTTTGGCGGCAACCTGAGCATCATGACCTATGCCGACTTCGGTGCGCCGAAGGATACCCCTGGAGCCGATCAAGTCGTTTGGGGTCAGGTCGCCGCCGACAGCGGTTTCCGGGTGATGGCTTACGACGTGCCGATGGCTGAGCAACCGCCCCAGCTAAGCGAACCCTCGACACGCCGGGAGAACGGCATGACAATCACGCGGGACTCGTTCTTCATCTCATTGCGTGGGGCAGATGTTGACGAGATCTCCAGGCTATGGGAGAAACTCTCTGTAGGTGCAGTTATCGTTGAGCCTATCGCCCAGTCGCAGTGGTCACCGCTGTTCGGGATGCTGACCGACCGTTTCGGCACCACCTGGGTCGTGGATGTGGTAAACCAGTATAACGCCTCCTGATCATCGTTGGGATGCGGAAACCGGAACAGGAAAGATCGTCTGCAGGCGTGCTGAATGCCAGTACGCCTGCGAGATAAGGTGCAGTCAGCGGTCGCGCTCATCGGGGAAATAGGGCCTTTGAAGTTATAGGGCGCGGGCTGCTCACTTGGCGGATGCCTTCATAAAATGCGCTCGTGATGCGATTCAAGCCCATATGCAGCTTCTCGCGGATATAGGCCTCGTCGCCGCGCTGGAGCAGCACCGTCGCGGCTAGTATCAGATACTCGACCGCATGCAACAGTTCGTATGCCGCCCTACCCTGCCACGAATGGAGACCGTTGGCGCACGACGTGGCGGTCTTCAGATCGTCGAGTCTGTTGTAGTCGCGTAGCATCGTCCGCGCCGCGCAGTCGAAATCCTCGATGCGTACGGTGTCGGTGCCGTCAAACCGGCGCAGATAGTCCCCAAAATGTATCGACCGTGTTGAACGAAAGTATGTTCAGACCGCAGTACACGGCCAGTCGATGGCATGCCCCTACGTGATCGGGATACCCGGACAGTTCGGGGCAGGCGTCCTGCTGGTGTTGCCCCGATAAGATTGCTCATCTGCAATTTATGTGGAGCAGATTCGTCACATTAAAGGGAAAGGATCTTAACGCATAACATCGAAAACGCGGCACGAGAAGCTCGCTCAGTCTTTCACACAAAGTGCGGATGAGCCAATTAATCGGGGCTGGACCACGCAAAGCCCGCAACTCCTATGTGGTTTTCGACCGGGAAATTACCTGTGCATTGGCAGTGCGGACAATAGACTTGCAGACGCGGTTCATTCCGGGCTATGGGTCAGTCGCATGTAATCAACGGATTGCTTGATCAAGTCGCGCAAGACTTGAATATCCACATCGGTCAGTCGGTTGATGTAGAGGCAGCTCTTGCCGGTCTTGAACTTTCCAAGTTTGCTCATTAAGCCGTCGTACCCGTCAAAACCCGCCATGATATAAAGGGTCAGGTTTTGTTTACGGGGCGAGAAACCGACCAGCATCCAATCGCCTTCGCGCCCGCTTTTCCCCCGATAGTGATAGCTGCCAAAACCGACGATACTTTCTCCCCACATGCGAGGTTCGTCTCCGGTCACGTTTTTCATCAGCTCCAAGACGGTGAGGCAATCCTGCCTGCGTTGGTCATTCTCAATTTGATCGAGGAATGCGAGAGCAGATTCTTCAGTGAGTTTTGTTTTTAGCTCAGCCATGAGGAAATCCTTTTTTGTCGTCATGTGACAGTGCCTTGCGGTCGATATTATCACAGAACACGCGTTCTGATATGAGCAGACTGAAAGATCCGAGATTCAAGTCGAGGGTGCATCATTATTAAGCCTGGCATCCAACTAACTGGCACCGTACACCCAAGTGCACACCGTGTACACAGTGATGCGCTGAACATCCAAGTCAACCACTATTGCCTCAAATAAACTCTACGTAAACGTCGCCGAGAGCCACTCATCGTTTCCGCTGAATGGGTTGACTCTCGGCGCAAACATTCCCGGACGGGAACTACACGCATCATCCGCGATTCTTGTCGAAGTGAGACGCTTGCCACAGGCACTCACAATGTTGATCCCGAAACTGTGCGCCGGCTTCGGGGTCAACGTCGTCTTGAGCAGGGTGGATTCGAGAAGCGGCTCACGTTGTTCTGGACTGACTAGACCTACCGATCGGCCTCATTCGGGAAATACGTGCCGCAGATGATGAACTGCGACGACTGGTTGCTGTGCCGGACGCCTTCGTACAACGCGCCGGTGATGCGGCGAAGACCGTTTTGGAGCTTCTCGCGGATATAGGCCTCGTCGCCGTGCTGGAGCAGCACCGCCGCGGCCAGTGTCAAATACTCGACCGCATGGAGTAGTTCGTATGCCGCCCTACCCTGCCACGTGTGGACGCCGTTGGCGCATGACGTGGCGGTCTTCAGATCGTCGAGGCCACTGTAAGCGCGCAGCATCGCCCGAGCCGCGCAGTCGAAGTCTTCGATCCGCACATCGTCGGTGCCGTCGAACCGGCGCAGAAAATCCCGGAACGCATCGACCGTGTTGAACGAAAGTGCGTTCAGACCGCAGTACACGGCCAGCCTGTGGCACGCGCCGGTATGATCGGGATGTCCGCACAATTCGAGGCAGGCGTCCTGCAGCGCGACCATGCCGTCGGTCACGCGGGCGTCGTCGCGTTCGGTATACAAGTTGGACGTGAGTTGCTCCGCGATTGCGTTGTACAGCGTCGTGTCGAACGCCTCGTGATAGAGGCGTAATGCATCAGTGCGAAGATCGTTGTTCATCTCCGGAGTCCTTTTCTATTCGATTGGTCGGTAGCGAATGGA is from Candidatus Flexicrinis proximus and encodes:
- a CDS encoding VOC family protein, with amino-acid sequence MSVNAVTHLNFGGNARQALGFYHSVFGGNLSIMTYADFGAPKDTPGADQVVWGQVAADSGFRVMAYDVPMAEQPPQLSEPSTRRENGMTITRDSFFISLRGADVDEISRLWEKLSVGAVIVEPIAQSQWSPLFGMLTDRFGTTWVVDVVNQYNAS
- a CDS encoding single-stranded DNA-binding protein — its product is MGTSINTQVTGFVGSDPQVREVGEQRVASFSVAVSRKNRAGEKLTLWVRVNCWNKLADIAVQYVKKGSLVQASAEWLRPSAWTDQSCTAQASVDMDASRLVLLDRAENGDHGSDESDGNIPF
- a CDS encoding YafY family transcriptional regulator translates to MYSPTLRLLTILELLQSHPSMSGSQLARRLEVEVRTVRRYIVMLQDMGIPIEAERGPEGAYHLQRGFKLPPLMFNDAEAVALTLGLLMLRAFQLPGEMAAIEGALAKTERVMPEKLLEQVRGLQEAITFSVSSAPTQFQPRFVSLLSIALQQHKRVFLRYLAFGGDTSARPFDPYGIVCHEGYWYTSGYCHLRNELRTFRIDRIVTLDLLDQSFDRPADFDAVKHILGSLATMPGMYAIEIVLQGTMEEVRRVLSPQAGTFEETEVGIIWRREAHELNWIAQVLLQFDFPVTIRKPAELCEKMLDLAARAVRMTVKS
- a CDS encoding DUF1801 domain-containing protein produces the protein MAELKTKLTEESALAFLDQIENDQRRQDCLTVLELMKNVTGDEPRMWGESIVGFGSYHYRGKSGREGDWMLVGFSPRKQNLTLYIMAGFDGYDGLMSKLGKFKTGKSCLYINRLTDVDIQVLRDLIKQSVDYMRLTHSPE
- a CDS encoding recombinase family protein, whose protein sequence is MPRPTPKSSQPTVRNVALCYVRQSVTRNADDRTSPERQRANIQTACDRYGWKAEWYEDASGHKSATKEENRPAWIALKTRLKDGDVVAIVVNEQSRAMRNAWRAIKLFEELPAYGVKLHLAGLDRTIDITTPDGRMSAYMQAFLDDLYALDASRRAKDSVQYRHAKGETIGIPPFGTIREKGKLVASSQGAWLMPDGSVASGENSTEPPHESAVWRGYFDCAERILQLYRDGTLGYKRIAQTVMSEGYQFRDRWGQPRSINSDDARRVVANWRAYAGLVGYGRAKEVVAHKQQDAASVLHETGRAVFDLDLLKDIATVHEKRSLTSRPVGTSPKAYIFGLSQLLYCAHCDAVAIREENPKRRARIAGWNQKGKLRYRHSHSQECTGNTNSIFADVIETDFARLVEFLNISDEALDLMTQLAVRAQYPDDAEEDKLQERKRVEIARVQRAMKNVRDMGRAGYMDADEVIRDLRNLEGELQVLQTMTNDHQVVRTNLMTCMEILRRLKLYWADAEGEDKRILAHSLFEEIVYDMDAKQITDFTVKAWAEPFLIYRAELLEDSEAEETKNRLVGGLSNHVLSFDPNGLLQRKSLQARRMFGSICYLLGLLYPSDGTTSIAERNKLVRGRFAAGESLAEIASDYGISPQRISQIVRHR